A segment of the Lolium perenne isolate Kyuss_39 chromosome 3, Kyuss_2.0, whole genome shotgun sequence genome:
GCATGCAAGGATAGAAGATCTGTGCAGCAGTCAATTCCTCGTTGTCAGCACGGCCCATGATCGTACAGCACCTGTGCAGCAATGGAAATAAGATAACTAATCTATGCTCGAGAGTTTGAGGTTTGGAAGTACAAGAATCATTTGAATACAAGTGCAATCTAAATGGGCATACCTCGTTATTCTCTTGGCCTTGTTTCTCCTGGCAATGTCCATGACAAGTGTCCAGTATTCATCTGCACGCTTGTTGATTTCTTCTGAAGACCATACGAATTCAACACCATCGAGATTCATGCCAGCTGCTTTCCATATTTCAATCATGTAGCGCCCGACTGTCTGGATCTTTTTCAGGTCGCCACCCATTTTGTTGTTTAGCTGAGCAAACCAGTCTGCTATCCAGATTTTGACTCTGCATCCTGCTCTGATCATCTTGTTAACGTTGATCGTCTTCACAATACCCTGTACGGAATACAGGACATGAGAATGTATTTCGTAATTAATCAAGCCTTGCTACGGTCTTACGATCTGAAACAGTTTTTTCTAAtgtttaaaatagccggctacAGGATATAGCCGCGGCCTCCCAAAACagctatagcccggctatagcttggctatagccggctatttaaggACTTTGACACTTTTTAGCGGGCTAATGCACTTAGCCGCACCATGCGGGAAAGGCTATAGCGggctatagcccggctatagccggctattttaaactacgattttttctggtttggttCCACATGGGTGGGAGTAGAAATTCCATTGAAATCGACTAATCCATGGTGCGTAGCAGAAGAAACAAAGCCAGCTGGTGCGTCACATGCTAATAAGTGCTAAGATATAATTTGGGTATTAAAGTAGCTAGCTGGTTTACATCACGATCCACATTAGACGATATAACACCACCCTGATCGACTAGTCAAAGCACATGGTATCGTCATCCAGAAAATTTCGTAACCAAGCTAGCTCAAATCCGAAATTCGAAGTTAGTAGATGCCGGGGGAAGGCTGAACCTGGGCAATGTGCATGCGGCCGGAGGGCTCAAACCCGTCGTAGCAGATGGGGACGGGTTTTTCCTTGTTCTGCAGCAGCAGCCTGAGCTCGTCGGTCTGAATGCACTCCTCGCCGATGCTCATCAGCAGGGCGAACCGCTCGTCCTCGGCGTTGGCAGAAGAGGAGGCGTCGGGAGCCAGCTGGGAAGCCTCCACTGACGCGGCAGCCGTGACCTCGGctgcggcggccgcggcggcggccgcggcgccgGGAGCCAGGGAAGGGTCGTCCATGGATGCGCGCGGCGCGCGGGTGGAGGGGATGAACGCGCGAGTTGGAGCTGGAGGAGGCAGCTAGCGCTACCTAGGGTTTTACTAGATCGGCTCGGAACGATCGACATTGTGAAAGACTAGCTTGGTTTAACAGATATATACTGTATACGTATTATATTAGGTGCGCGACGTACGTTCAGGAGCAGCTAGAAATTAATTAACGTGGCCCTCACGTTGCTTGCCATCGGTGCGATTCGGGGGTACGTGGCGTGCATCGCGAGCTTCCGCCTATTTGCGCGTCTTGATTCCGTGGAAACTAAATGGGGCCCAGCGATGATACAGAGTACGTACATCTAATCTCTCTCTTTCCCGAGCCTAAACTCGGAGCTGGGTATTGCGTACATGTGGGGTGTGGGCGGCTCTCTTTCGTCGCCACCGCAGCTCTTTTATGCATGTTCATGGTCTGCGAGGAGCTCGCGGCGGTGGAGCCTTCCTGCACATGTCAGCAATCTTGACGGAGTCGGAGACATCGCACGCGTGGCAGTTGTTGAGCACAGACGAGTTGAAGGAATAGCCGTCGCATGGCGTGCTCTCGCAGGCGGCGCTGCGGGAACGAGGCTGCAGGAAGGAGGTCACCGCCAGGGGCGAGCAACAGTATACCTTGGAGCGCTCGATGAGAACCTCCTGGCGGCGCTACATGTAGGGGTGTCAAAGGCGGCGCATGGCGGAGACCTCGCCAAGCATCCGCGCGTCCATGTCAGTGGCCGCAAGCTCGGGATTATCAAGCACCTTGACGACTACGGCTCCTCCGCCTTGACGAAGGTGATGCTGCCGATCGAGGAGGCGGCCAAGAAGCGAGCAGTGGTGCCGACCTGTGCTTCAGGTTGCTTTGCTCTTGACGATCGACCACACCAAGTCAAAAGAGGTTGAGCGGCTCCCTTGCAGATGGAAAGAACCATTTGGCTGTGCTGGTGCCTGATCCAAGCGTGTCACCCCCTCTTCAAAATTCTGAAGAAGTCGCGGCGCTCGTACATGCTGTGGCCACCCTGACGCTGGTGGTTGCTGCGGTATTACCGAGTCGTATATTGCTGTAGTTGATATTGTTTTGCGCGTTAAATCGAACGCATGAATACACGAAGGGTCACTACGGCAGAACTGGGCGTTGCCGTGCAggcaaaacgcacggcaaagggcaaAATCTGCTCGGcaacgcctttgccgtgcggccgtgCACGGCAAAGATTGCACGGCAACGACCCGCCCGGCAAAGATGCCTTTGCCGTGTGTCGCGGGTAAATCGCACGGCAACGCCTTTGCCGAGCGACGcagctttgccgtgcgctgtggaagctttgccgtgcgcgtttctttgccgtgcgcccgtCGCCTTTGCCATGAGGACCGTTGCCGTGTGCTTTACCTgcccgcacggcaaagaggtttagcaaaatttaaaaaaatgatgcTGCTCGCCGTGCTGCGGATGTCGAGCATGGCGTAGTGGCTGGCTAGCTCCCGCCACCAGGAAGTTGTCGTGCCCGCTCCCCTCGCCCACGCCAGGTCACCGCCGCCGCGCGTGCTCGCACACGCCAGGTCGCCGCCGCGCGCCCGCCCATGCCCGCTGGCCGCCGCGTGCTTGCCCACGCCCGCTCACCGCGGCGACGCTCGAGGATGGCCGGGAcagggaggaggcggcgacgccCGAGGATGGTCGCCACGTAGCTCCGGCGCCGCCGTACTCAACTCCCGCACCATCTCTGGGAGGAGTCGGGGATGAGAAGCTCTGAGAAGAGCTCGGCGCGCTCCGACCAGCCGACCGCCGTCGCCGCCACAGGAACCGGAGTTGAGCGCCGCCGTGGGCCGGGGACGAGCGCCGCCGTGAGCCGGGGACGAGCGCCGCCGTGCGCCGGAGATCGAAGCTGGCCGACGAGGCCGTGCTCCAGGACGCCGGCACGCGAAGGGCTCTCAGTACTCCCGCGTGTGTGGTGATAGCTAGGAGATAAAGTGTGTGGTGAGAGATAAAGGGTGTGTGGTTAGCCTGGCGTGGGTATAATGGGTGGGAGCAATGATATGGTTGGTGTGGGTCTGGTGATACGTGGGGTAAACCACGTCAGCAATCCCCATGCATATTTTTCAATACTTTGCCATGCGTGAGGTTGATGCTCACGGCAAAGCCCTGCACTGCCGTGTGCCTTTTTGACTTTTGCCGTGGTTTTATTCTTTGCCGTGTGCCGAATTATGTCTTTGCCGTGTCaaccttctttgccgtgcgtcgtcAGTAGTTTTATCGTGCAatgttctttgccgtgcgccccaTTTTGCTGatacacggcaaagaaatctttacCGTGCACAGCCGCATGGCAAAGCCGCGTCGCACGGCAACGGCTTTTTTTCCTGTAGTGGGTGGAAGCTCGCGATACGCGCCACGTACCCACGTCGCACCGATGGATGGACGCACACCGCGGGCACAGGCAAGCCGCGTCCTCATGTTTCCACGTGTGGTGTTCTTTTTATAAGGAGTAGCCGGCATATTGTACaaatttcagaaaaaatgaaCTCTAATAATTCATACAAAGCTCATTTGGATCTTATATTTTCTTCAGAGAGGGAAGGACATTTGGATCGTAGGATTGGGGCTAACACTGATCGACCACCGCCGTCCGTGGTGGATGATTTTTTAGTCAAGCACATAGATCACATATTCCAGCTCCCAGTGCCAGAAATTGCAGCCAAGCTTTATGTACAATGCAAACAAAAAAGGAGTAAAAGTACTCAACATTCCGTTGAAAAGCTAACAGCTAAGGCAATCTTAGTGACTCGCTAATTGATAATCAAAATAACACACATTTAAAGGAATCAAAAATTTATTGCATGTCTCGCACACTTGTAGAAGACCCATCCCCCGTGTTTAACTATGCCGGAGGTCAACCTCTTGACGATCTCGCCACAGTCCATGAAGTGGATGAGGGGGGATGTACCCACCAGCCCATAAAAGAATGGGAAGAGCTTGATGATGTCATTGCGATGCCGGACAAGACGCGTCCACAGCGAGCCAACTCCAGCGCTAGTGTGGGGAGCTCGGAGAAGCTACCCGGGGTTAGGGTTCCAGAGGACATATAAGGGGAATTTTGCGATGAGCTTCACGGCTAGAGAAGAGAGAATTCTAATAACTGTCATTGTTTTGCAAAAAAACAACCTTGATGCCACTACGTTTCCTAGAATAGCCACCGCGCATGCAGAAGTTGAGTGACTGCCTCATGCTGACGTATCCAATGACCGTAATTTATGTATTCTTCAGTGCAGTGACGGTAGAGAGCTCGCGACTCAAGTACAATGTCTTCCTAAGTATTTTACTTTTGCtcttccacctccaaccaatattaagaatatatttggtaattggctaaatggagttgatagacaatctaaggccTTCATCCGTATAGGGGTTTCTgccttatgttggtctatatggagagcatggaatgatattatttttaacaaaaaaacattattttcattttttgcaggttatctatACGGTGTCACATTGAGTCCAGTTGTGGGCTCTTCAGTCAccggagggacagcgggatgctATGACTATTGGATGCACACGActccagatggtcgctcaggatatcttgtgccaggctgtcTGACGGCACAATAGACGGTTACAATGATGTGTAGTCCGGCTTCTTTTGGTTTCtttcgctggttgattcttgtatcaattcTGGGCGATGCCTGAGATGTAATAACTTTTACTCATAAActtttaataaaaggccgtgtgcatcatcatgatgcagaagccggggtttcttcattccccatttcgaaaaaaagtaTTTTACTCATTCTCAAATAGCAAAAAAACTAGGAGAAGCTCGTACTTGTGACATCAATGCAGAATTTATTCCATCGCTTCTCATGGCAATAATCGTCGGGCAAACACAACATGGTCGAAGTTTGGTATGGCCAGGTTCTATGTCACTCATGAACTAGTTTCAATTGCTGCACAATGTCTTGCAAATTGCAAttgttttagtttagtttagatTTTTTAAAGAGTAAATTCCAGATTTTACCCTATGTTTTATCTTAATTACCCAATTTACCCGAAGTTCTGCAAATTTTTACCTATCCAAAGGACTTGAGGGTTTCAGTTGGTCGACCAAATGGAAAATGACAAATTGGCTATACATTAAACGAAATAGGATATTCAGTACATATTGACTACTATATGTGCTCGATCAATGTAAGAGATCATAAGAAATTAAAAGATTGAATTCCATATTTTACCCTCTAGTTTGCTATTTGTGACAAAATTACCCCATTTAGTAGAAATTCCCCTCTTTTACCCCACTTAGTGAATCTTGTGCCACATTTTACGCATTTTAAATTTAGAAGTATTTTATCCATTGAGAAACATATATTTGGTCTACGTGGCGTGCGTCATGGCAGCGTTGGCGTGTAGCTACTACTTCGAATGCAAAATTAGTGCACGGATCGGAAATGGCACAACCTTATGCGTTTAGTAATCTCTCGTGCCAATCATATTTACTGCAAGATGTTATCCATGATAAACACTCTATGTGTGCAGACTGCAATCGAGTACTATACATCCCAACCAGCTCTAGAAGCTGATCACGAGGAGGATGTTCTGGTCGCCGGCCAGTTACATTCTCAGTTGTATCCGCTATAGTTGTGATCGCACATTCATCTTTGATCTCAGgctatttttcgataaagggaatatattaatatcaagaagataccaattacacccagcctctgcaacaacgcaccaccctaatggcactacggatgcacacagccaaaaacaagaaaagaaaactaagaaacaaaaatcccgctacagtatctcgggcctaacaacagcaatacatccaccgccaagacaatacctgaattacagactagtccccgctctcaaaacaaatgcctccaccaaggacattgccaggcacaaccaattaaggccataccttgggttttcaccctgaaaggtaggactctgcacttcacctgtgttgtcgcccccactttcataccgctgttgtgaagcccggaacaccaagcaagtccctcaccatcgcaaagacttgaacctcccttagctagtcctcccctccggccttcataaaattctcttcttccgactttcatcatggatccatagtcacttgatgtcaatcaaagaaaaagagcttcgcgccgctccctccagaaccaatcggtcggaataaaaacattggtgcgcacgaccgaata
Coding sequences within it:
- the LOC127340572 gene encoding tyrosine--tRNA ligase 1, cytoplasmic, coding for MDDPSLAPGAAAAAAAAAAEVTAAASVEASQLAPDASSSANAEDERFALLMSIGEECIQTDELRLLLQNKEKPVPICYDGFEPSGRMHIAQGIVKTINVNKMIRAGCRVKIWIADWFAQLNNKMGGDLKKIQTVGRYMIEIWKAAGMNLDGVEFVWSSEEINKRADEYWTLVMDIARRNKAKRITRCCTIMGRADNEELTAAQIFYPCMQCADIFFLEADICQLGMDQRKVNMLAREYCDDIKRKDKPIILSHHMLPGFKEGQEKMSKSDPSSAIFMEDDEAQVNLKIKQAFCPPNIVECNPCLEYIKYIVFPWFERFEVVRKEKNGGNTTFLSIDDLTADYASGALHPDDVKPSLAKAINEILKPVREHFNTNKEAKDLLNTVKKYRV